AATTTAATATAATTGCGAACAATATTTAATGTGTAACGGAGGATAAGCCTTGATTCATGAACTAGTCTCGAAGTACATGGAGAACTTGCACGCGTCGATGGCGAGGGACCTCCTCAACATTATCACGAGATACCATAGGATTCAGGGTTCTAGGGAGTTAAACCTGGCGGTTGAGGAGTTAAAAGAAGTTCTAAGTGGGATGGGTCTTTCAACCAGGGTGCTGAAAATAGCTCCAGGCGGTACAAAAGGATTCATGGAAATCCCGGCGAGCTGGAATCTCAAAAACGCTTTCTTGGAAGTTAAAGTGGGAAACACTGTTATTGAGAAATTCCATTCTAAAGACTACCCTACACTCGTAGCCGCTCACTCGCCTCCTGGGGAGGGGTGTGGAGAATTATCCATATGTACGAATGAAAAGTGCGAGGGGGATGTTGTACTAGCTAAGGGATATGTCTATGATCTCTACAAGACCATTGATGCCAGGCTCATCCTGGTGTATGACCCGAAGAGGTTTAGAGATGCTGTCCCATACACCGGTCTTTTCATAAGTAGGGAGGAGGTTCTAGATAAGGTCGTGATGAACATACCCTATACCACAGCGCTTAGGCTTCAATCAATGCTTATTGAAAACCCTGCTAGAAAAATAACCGTATGCTGGAGGGTGGAGAGCGAATATAGCGGGGAGGGAATACTAGCATTAGTGGCTTGCAACACGGAGGAGCCAGCAGTATTGTATACAAGCCATATATGCCACCCAAAACCAGGCGCGCACGACAACGCCAGTGGTAGTGTTGCGAACGCGTTAATAGCTTTCGCAATTGCTAACTCGAGAAACGAGGCCTACATCCCCTCCTGTCATGCATGGGTTCCCGAGTACACGGGCACTATATTCTTGAAAAACGCTTTGAAAAACCCTCCCAAAGCTGTTATCAACTTAGACATGGTGGGGAGTAATCAAGGTGTTACAGGCTCAACCCTCAACATAGTAATGCCTCCCCTCATCATAGACTCGACAATAGCCCCGTACGCATACCTCGCTGTTAAATACGTCATGGACACTGCATCATCGTTCGGCGGGTTCAAACTCCCCGGGGTTCGCTACAGCATCACGCCGTACACTGCTGGAAGCGATCACGATGTGACAATTGGGTGGGGATGGGATAGTGTGATGTATAATGAGTGGCCTAGCAAATACTATCATACCAACATGGATGCTTTGTCAACCCTCTCTGTTACAAGCCTTATTCAAATTTCACTAGCATCGCTGGTGGCTGGAAGCTTGTACTATCAGAAGTTTAAGACAGACCAGGTGAGAGCAAGGTTCAAGGAATACCTTAAAGCATGGTATGGAATGGAGTCCTTGAAGACCGGGATAACCCCCACATTGATAAGTAGCTTGATAGATTCAGAAAGAATGCCAGTCCGGGACAAGGTAAACGAGCTTGAAACACCAATATCCCTGCGACTACTTTATAAGAAAATGGATAGGGACATGTTCCTACGTCTCAGAGAGATAAGAGGTGCCAACACCTATCTTTCACTATACGCCCCGCTCGGCTACAAGAACGGTGTTGAAAACTTAATGGAGTTGTTCAAGCAGGAAAACCTGATAGGTTGGACTAAGAACGAAGAAATCATTATTAACAACGCGTGGAGTATTATCAAGGATGAAATCTTAAAATAATACAGTAACGTGATAGAAATGCCAACGATAAGGGTAAGCATCAGGGATTTGGAGAGATTATTGGGCAAACAACTATCGGGCGAGGATGTAAAGAAGTACTTGCCATTCCTCAAATGCGAGATTGAAATGCTGGAGAATGACTTGCTCGAGTACGAGGCAAATCATGACAGGCCCGACATATTCAGCGCAGAAGGATTGGCGAGAGGATTACGACCCTTCATGGGGCTAGCTTCAAAGGAGTTGCAGTTCAAACCATCCAGTGTGAAAGGATTCGCTGAGGACATACCTGAAAGACCCTATGTTGCCCTAGCAGTTGTAAGGGATCTTAGCCTAGATGATGAAGCGGTTAGGCAAATAATGCAGCTTCAGGAAAAGCTAGCCTCAACCTACGGTAGGGATCGAAGAAAAGCGAGCATAGGAGTCTACGACCTTGACAAGATAACTCCCCCTGTTTACTATAAATTAGCTGATCCTGACAGTACGTTTTTCATACCTTTAGAAGCCTCAAGGGAAATGAGCTTGAGAAAAGCTCTGGAAGAGACTAAGCAGGGGCAATTATATGGATATATCATAGCCGGCATGAGGAAGTACCCGGTCCTAGCTGATTCTACCGGTCAAATACTAAGCCTTGCACCCATCGTTAATGGGGAAACCTCGAAAGTAGATGTTAGAACTAGAAACATATTGATAGACTCCACGAGCATTGATAAGGAAACGGCAATCAATTTAGTGACGATCATGGCTTTGAACATAGCGGAGAGGTCATCATCAGGAATTGTGGAGATAGTGGAAGTATCAACCCCCACTGGTGAAAAAATAGTTTCCCCCAAGACTGAGGCTCAAATACTGGTTTTAAACGTGGACGAGGTTAATGGGTTATTAGGGACACGGCTAGAAGCTGACGATATTGCTCAACTACTGAGAAACCACTACTACGAAATCATTCAGAATGATGGTAAAAAATTGAAAGTCAAAGTACCATTGTTCAGGCTGGATGTTAAATCATGGGTTGATGTTGCCGAAGACGTTTCTATTTCACTAGGATACCATGTATTAGGGGCCGAGGCTGACTCGTTGCCTCCGTCAACTCATCCAGGTAGGATTCACCCTATCGAAGCGTTTTCACGGAAAATAAGGGATATTTTAATCGGAATGGGTTACACGGAGGTATCCAACTACATTATGAGCAACGAGTTTACCCAATTAACAAGATTTGGCTTGAAAACCAGCATGTACCTGGTTTCTAACCCTAAATCTGAAAGATTCACCGGATTGAGAGTTTGGCTGACACCTGGATTGCTAGATGCTGTCGTAGAGAACTCAAGCAAGCAATCAGTAATCAAAATCTTCGAGGTAGGAGACGTTATAATGCCGGGAGAAGGCGAAGGAGAACCTGTGGTGGAGAGAAAGCTTGGAGTAGCAATATCCCATGAGAAATCTACACTCACAGATGGCTTATCGCTAATAGCTTCTATTTTCGACCTTATTAATGCAGAATATAAGTTTCTTAGAGATAAAAATGAAGGGTTCCTGGAGGAGAGATTTACATCTATATATGTAAACGGGGAAAGGGTTGGTTTCGTAGGAGAAATACATCCCAAGATACTCTATGAGCTAGGCGTTGCCAATCCGGTAGTGGTGGCTGAGGTAAGTCTTTCCAAACTTATTAAGCTTATTCAACAATATTAATCTCGAGGATGAGGCTTGGAAGGGATGACCTTGTTAAAAGGGATGAATTCACGGGCCTAGCTGATTCTTCTTCTCCATAAACCAGTAGAAAACATCGCGAACAAACTCGTGGAGACGGAGACGACAAGTATTGAATTAACAAGCATTTCCGGCAACAACCCTAAACTCATCCCATGAACCACTAGAACCATTTCTAAAACACCTCTCCCACTCATACACAGCCCGGCTACAACCGCGTCTTCCCTGAATCGTTGATCACGTCTTATGAAAAAGAAGTAGGGTAGGAATTTACCTAGAACTGCGCCAGCAAATATGAGAATTATAAATGCTAAATTCAATCCTGGCCTAACTATTAGTGGGGAGACATATATGAGGAACAATGGTATAAACACGGAGTCTATAAAGCTATCGAGCATTACGCTGAAATCTATTATTCTCGGCTTAAATCTGAGAAGAGGATCCTTTATTGCTGCGCCAATCGAAATAAGGAGGCCCGCTAAATAAGCTGCGATGAGCCCGCTTCCCTTAAACACCAGGGATAAAGCGACCATGCCGGTTAAAACAGTGATCGTTATGTCGACAAAAGATTCATGCGATTTAGACATTTTAATGAAGAATCTTGCAAACCTTTCTCTAAACTTTCCAACCTGCATAATTATCGCCAACATGGTGATGGAGATGAATAATGAGAGGATGAAATCCAACCCTCCAGCTCCTTTTAACAGGTTAAAATATGCTGTTGCGATGAATAGCACGATAATATCGTCTATGAAGCTCGCGGAAACCAGTAGGTTCTTCAACTGTGTTCCAAGCTTCTCAAGAGCAAGTGCCGTAGTCTCTGTCGCAGTGTTAGAGAATAGAATAGCGATCAATAAGGCTGTTTCCAAGGGAAAATCCAGGTAGAGGAGTGTAGACGTAACAATCATGAAAGTGGTAAATACCGCGGAAAGAGACATTACTAATGCTTTTTTAAAGTTCTCCAAGACCTCCGTGAAATCGCTGGTTAAACCAGCATGAAATACTATTAGTATTGAAGAAATCTCCGCAACTAGGCTTAGATCTTCATGATTAACCAAGCCATGGAAGAACATCGCGATTATCAGGGAGCCCAGTATATATCCGGGAAGCTCCCCTAAATCCTTCATCTTAAAATAAATCCCTAAAAGCTTTGAGAAAAGCCAGCCAACGTAGATGTAAAAGACAATCATAGCCGCCATTAAAGAACCGACCCCTTAACCTTATTTTCCCAAACGGGAATTACTGAATAAGGGTTTCCAGTCATGCGCTTGGAAGACCTCCACATTATTTTACTAGCCTCTTTGAGCATTTCCCTCGTAGCCTTAATTCTGAAATTTTTAGCGAGGGGTTCTAAAGACTTTTCCACGACTAGATCACGCCGCGATAGTACACTTCTTTTTCCCAAGCGGTTTTCACAGCTTTCTTCATAGTTACAAGGTTTTCCGCTGAGATCACTCCATTATCGCCGTAAATACTTCTCAACTCCCTGAAACTTAAGGGTTTTCTCAAAATATGGTTATACACGAGTCTAATCAAGCCGTGCTTTTGGATGCCTGGTTCGAAGTTAACGCTACCGTAACAGACAACCGGCTTAATCCCATTCTCCTCCAGTATTTCAGCATATTCACTTATCAACCTGGGGTTGACTGAGTGTATCTTCTCGCTTACAAAACGGTTAATGGTTTTCAAATAAATTCTTTCCGCGCCAACCCTTCGCGCCTGCTTTGCGATCTCCCTCAAAGACTCGGTTGAAGGTGTTAAAGATCCTGCAAACTTAAAAACGGTGATTTCAAGCCCCAGCTTCCCCGGGTATCTCCTGTTAAACTCTGACAGTATTTCAAGAAAAGTTGTAATGGACACCGCAGGTTCCCATCCAAACTCGAGCCTTATCTCAGAGGCCCATTCAAATGGGATTACAAATTCGTCAACGTCTTCAAATAGCCCTGAAGAATAATACTGGGGTAGGAGAAGACCTGAAGTATGGATAATTACTTTATCAGCTTGGCTTTCCGCTCTCACAGCCTTGACCGCTTCAGATATTCGGCGATTCAATAATGGGTCTCCAAAACCCCATACATATACCTTTCTAGCCAGCGTACCAATGTACTCGTATAGCTCTTTTAACTCTTCAACAATCTTACCAAGGTTTACCTCTTGCTCTTTCGCTGTCCTGGTTCTATCCACCGTTTTACCCAGGGGGCACCACGAACAGTCAAGAGGGCATTTTTTGGGCGGTAAAAGTATGTCCAGCCCCAGGGTTAACCCGAAACATCTACTGGGGTGAACACCGTAAGCATAGTCTATACTTAGCTTCAATCACCTAACACCTCTGAGAACGCTGATGAAAAACCCTTGTCCCTCTACTTTATGGGGATAGATTCGAAAGGTTTTATAAGAGACATCATACCCGGGATATGCTGGATCTATGTAGTCGCCGACTAGATCTTGAAGCACAGCGCGTGCTTCCTTATAAATCCTCTGCACAATCATTTCTCCTTCAATAGGGAGTATGCTACAGGTTGTGTAAACGATGTTTTCACCTTGTTTAATAACATTTTTCATCAATTCATACTGGATAAGAGCATATCTTCGTACATGTTCCCTTGAGAGTCTCAATTTAACGCTTGGATCACCATAGACTGCGCCGGAGCCTGAGCAAGGGGCGTCGAGTACTATGGTTGAAAATCTATTTTTGTATGCGAGAATCCTGGAGTCACCGTTGATCAATAGAATTCTTCCTTGGTTAACATACGTTTTCAAGATTTCCACGGCATACAACAATCTCTTACTAGAGTAGTCCACTGCAATAGCTCTCAATGTTGCATTCTTTGATAATATATGAAATAGTTTAACACCAGGTGCCGAACATGAGTCGAGGAGAGGGGAAGCCACATATTTCATCACGCTCTCAACTAGAACATAAGAACTTAAATCCTCAGGTATCAACAACCCTTTCCTGAAACATTTAGAACCCCCTATCGGGTAGAACGGATCCGTAATCCTCAAGAAATCCTCGAACTTAGGGTGGCGCTGAAACCTCACACCCTCATTCTCCAAGCATTCCAGCGCCTCCTCCAATGTAGCGTTCACAGTGTTGACGCGGGCCCATCTCTTTTTCTCGTTCAGGTTTCGGAGGGTTTTCTCAACCTCGCTCACAGGGAGATGTTTTAGAAGCTCTTTCACAACCCATAACGGATAGCTATACTTCTTTGCAAGTCTCTCTTCAATAGGCATCTCTTGAGTAATTTCATCCATCAACTCCAAATAGGTTTCGAAGTTGTAGTTAAGCTTTTCAAGCAGGTTAACAATGGCTTTTACACCCTCACCTAACCCTTTTTTCTCAGCCAGGTATTTCAAACCATAGTAGTTTACAATAGTTTGGTAAGCATGAATATAGGCTGATCTTTTCTCGCGCTTGTCTAGTTTAATCCTTCGCATAGTGGTTCTAACCGCTTCATCGAAACCAACAGGCTTGTTCAATATAGTCCTCAACAACGAGGTTAGGAAGAGCCGGATCTTATAAGGCTCCCGATCATTCCTCATTTAAACGGGTTCACCATCTCATTGAGGATATTCCGCAACTCCAACGTTCCTCCCACTGGTCTTTGAAAACTTGTAAGGTAGGCCGAGGTACTTCATGTTCTTTAAAGCCTCTATGTCCGTTGTAAACAGTAATCTTATGTCATCAATTCCCAAAACCTGCATGGCAAGCCTGTCAACACCAATACCCCATGCAACCGCTTTAACTCCAGGAGCTCCGAGAATTTCCATAACCTCGGGCCTGAACACTCCGCCCGGGAAAACCTCAACCCATCCAAGCTTAGGATGCCTTATATATCCTTCAACGCTCGGCTCGGTAAAGGGGAAGTAGCCTGGTTTAAACCACACCTCTTTTATCCCAAGGGCTGCAGCGAGTTCCTTGAAGAAGTAAAGCAAGTGTTTAAAGTTCACGTTTTTCCCAACAATAATCCCGTCAAGCTGGTAGAACTCCATACTGTGCTTGGCATCCAGATTCTCGGGGCGGAAAACCCTGTCGATCGTGAAAACCCTGTACTCGCCCTCTCCTCTCTCGAAAATGGCTCTAGCAGATACTGCTGTTGTTTGACTACGCAAGACAAGCCTCATCGCTCTCTCAGGACTCCACTTATACCCCCATCCTTTCTCGTGAACCCTCCTAGCCCTCTCCATAAGCTGGCTGGAAATAGAAGCTCTGGCATCGCTTTTAACGAAGAAAGTATCGTGTATCTCCCTGGCAGGGTGGTCCTGAGCCTGGTAAAGCACGTCGAAATTCCAAAACTCTGCTTCAACATGAGGGCCTTTAACCTCCTCGAAACCTAAGGAAACCATTATATCCCTTAAATCATCTATAAACTCCATGAATGGGTGCTTCCTCACGCTCGGGAGCCTTGGAACAGGGATTGAAAGATCGAATTCTTTAACCACATACTTGTCTAGTTCAAGTGCCATTGATGGTTTCACGACGGTTACTATTTCCTTCTCCTTGATCAAACCCTTACTAGCCAATTCTTGCAGTAAGGGTGTTGGACTTATTCTTAAAACCCTCTTCTCAACAATCTCCACCATTTTTCTCTTTCTTAAATCCGCCAATTCCTCTTCGGAAACCTTAACCTCTCTATCAATGCTACGCAATACTTCTTCGACATGTTTTGCGGAGGCCAGGAGTTGTTGGCAGATTAACGGGTCTCCCAAGATCAGTGAGCCTTCCAATATTTTACCACACTTTGCTTTCACAATGTACTGTATCCCTATAGAGATTTCATCACGGTCTAACCCGGTTTTCTCGGATAAGCAGTTCGTTAATGCTTCAATCCTCTTATCAACGCATTCATTATAATAGGATAGAACGATTTTCTCAGGCAACCCTTTCTCCATGTAGAGTTTCCCGATTCTAGTAATCTTTAACTTCTTCTCCACCTCTCTGTGAATAACTATCAAGCCCTTATTGCTCAACTCCGTTATATCCCTCATTATATCCTCGGGCTTCACTCCAAGGTGTTGAGACACTTTTTCTAAATCATATATCCCATTGAGGACTAAGCTCACGATCCTGTTTTGCCTAGCCGTTAAATATACTTCGCCCAGCATCATCCTCAGCCAGCTAATACCTCTATTAACTTAATGATTTAAAACTTATATTGAAGCCCTGTAGCTCGAAATCAGCAACCGGGTGTACTCGTGTGAGGGTTGGGATAGTACCATCCTTGTTTCTCCCTCCTCTACTATTCTCCCC
This region of Thermosphaera aggregans genomic DNA includes:
- a CDS encoding phenylalanine--tRNA ligase subunit alpha; amino-acid sequence: MLGEVYLTARQNRIVSLVLNGIYDLEKVSQHLGVKPEDIMRDITELSNKGLIVIHREVEKKLKITRIGKLYMEKGLPEKIVLSYYNECVDKRIEALTNCLSEKTGLDRDEISIGIQYIVKAKCGKILEGSLILGDPLICQQLLASAKHVEEVLRSIDREVKVSEEELADLRKRKMVEIVEKRVLRISPTPLLQELASKGLIKEKEIVTVVKPSMALELDKYVVKEFDLSIPVPRLPSVRKHPFMEFIDDLRDIMVSLGFEEVKGPHVEAEFWNFDVLYQAQDHPAREIHDTFFVKSDARASISSQLMERARRVHEKGWGYKWSPERAMRLVLRSQTTAVSARAIFERGEGEYRVFTIDRVFRPENLDAKHSMEFYQLDGIIVGKNVNFKHLLYFFKELAAALGIKEVWFKPGYFPFTEPSVEGYIRHPKLGWVEVFPGGVFRPEVMEILGAPGVKAVAWGIGVDRLAMQVLGIDDIRLLFTTDIEALKNMKYLGLPYKFSKTSGRNVGVAEYPQ
- a CDS encoding cation:proton antiporter; translated protein: MAAMIVFYIYVGWLFSKLLGIYFKMKDLGELPGYILGSLIIAMFFHGLVNHEDLSLVAEISSILIVFHAGLTSDFTEVLENFKKALVMSLSAVFTTFMIVTSTLLYLDFPLETALLIAILFSNTATETTALALEKLGTQLKNLLVSASFIDDIIVLFIATAYFNLLKGAGGLDFILSLFISITMLAIIMQVGKFRERFARFFIKMSKSHESFVDITITVLTGMVALSLVFKGSGLIAAYLAGLLISIGAAIKDPLLRFKPRIIDFSVMLDSFIDSVFIPLFLIYVSPLIVRPGLNLAFIILIFAGAVLGKFLPYFFFIRRDQRFREDAVVAGLCMSGRGVLEMVLVVHGMSLGLLPEMLVNSILVVSVSTSLFAMFSTGLWRRRIS
- a CDS encoding M28 family peptidase; this translates as MIHELVSKYMENLHASMARDLLNIITRYHRIQGSRELNLAVEELKEVLSGMGLSTRVLKIAPGGTKGFMEIPASWNLKNAFLEVKVGNTVIEKFHSKDYPTLVAAHSPPGEGCGELSICTNEKCEGDVVLAKGYVYDLYKTIDARLILVYDPKRFRDAVPYTGLFISREEVLDKVVMNIPYTTALRLQSMLIENPARKITVCWRVESEYSGEGILALVACNTEEPAVLYTSHICHPKPGAHDNASGSVANALIAFAIANSRNEAYIPSCHAWVPEYTGTIFLKNALKNPPKAVINLDMVGSNQGVTGSTLNIVMPPLIIDSTIAPYAYLAVKYVMDTASSFGGFKLPGVRYSITPYTAGSDHDVTIGWGWDSVMYNEWPSKYYHTNMDALSTLSVTSLIQISLASLVAGSLYYQKFKTDQVRARFKEYLKAWYGMESLKTGITPTLISSLIDSERMPVRDKVNELETPISLRLLYKKMDRDMFLRLREIRGANTYLSLYAPLGYKNGVENLMELFKQENLIGWTKNEEIIINNAWSIIKDEILK
- a CDS encoding radical SAM protein; this encodes MKLSIDYAYGVHPSRCFGLTLGLDILLPPKKCPLDCSWCPLGKTVDRTRTAKEQEVNLGKIVEELKELYEYIGTLARKVYVWGFGDPLLNRRISEAVKAVRAESQADKVIIHTSGLLLPQYYSSGLFEDVDEFVIPFEWASEIRLEFGWEPAVSITTFLEILSEFNRRYPGKLGLEITVFKFAGSLTPSTESLREIAKQARRVGAERIYLKTINRFVSEKIHSVNPRLISEYAEILEENGIKPVVCYGSVNFEPGIQKHGLIRLVYNHILRKPLSFRELRSIYGDNGVISAENLVTMKKAVKTAWEKEVYYRGVI
- a CDS encoding RsmB/NOP family class I SAM-dependent RNA methyltransferase → MRNDREPYKIRLFLTSLLRTILNKPVGFDEAVRTTMRRIKLDKREKRSAYIHAYQTIVNYYGLKYLAEKKGLGEGVKAIVNLLEKLNYNFETYLELMDEITQEMPIEERLAKKYSYPLWVVKELLKHLPVSEVEKTLRNLNEKKRWARVNTVNATLEEALECLENEGVRFQRHPKFEDFLRITDPFYPIGGSKCFRKGLLIPEDLSSYVLVESVMKYVASPLLDSCSAPGVKLFHILSKNATLRAIAVDYSSKRLLYAVEILKTYVNQGRILLINGDSRILAYKNRFSTIVLDAPCSGSGAVYGDPSVKLRLSREHVRRYALIQYELMKNVIKQGENIVYTTCSILPIEGEMIVQRIYKEARAVLQDLVGDYIDPAYPGYDVSYKTFRIYPHKVEGQGFFISVLRGVR
- the pheT gene encoding phenylalanine--tRNA ligase subunit beta: MPTIRVSIRDLERLLGKQLSGEDVKKYLPFLKCEIEMLENDLLEYEANHDRPDIFSAEGLARGLRPFMGLASKELQFKPSSVKGFAEDIPERPYVALAVVRDLSLDDEAVRQIMQLQEKLASTYGRDRRKASIGVYDLDKITPPVYYKLADPDSTFFIPLEASREMSLRKALEETKQGQLYGYIIAGMRKYPVLADSTGQILSLAPIVNGETSKVDVRTRNILIDSTSIDKETAINLVTIMALNIAERSSSGIVEIVEVSTPTGEKIVSPKTEAQILVLNVDEVNGLLGTRLEADDIAQLLRNHYYEIIQNDGKKLKVKVPLFRLDVKSWVDVAEDVSISLGYHVLGAEADSLPPSTHPGRIHPIEAFSRKIRDILIGMGYTEVSNYIMSNEFTQLTRFGLKTSMYLVSNPKSERFTGLRVWLTPGLLDAVVENSSKQSVIKIFEVGDVIMPGEGEGEPVVERKLGVAISHEKSTLTDGLSLIASIFDLINAEYKFLRDKNEGFLEERFTSIYVNGERVGFVGEIHPKILYELGVANPVVVAEVSLSKLIKLIQQY